Proteins encoded by one window of Ulvibacter sp. MAR_2010_11:
- the trpB gene encoding tryptophan synthase subunit beta — protein MNKYNVDEKGYYGEFGGAYIPEMLYPNVEELRQNYLSVMHEPSFQKEFDALLKEYVGRPTPLYFAKRFSEKYNTKVYLKREDLCHTGAHKVNNTIGQILMAKRLNKTRIIAETGAGQHGVATATVCALMGLECIVYMGEIDIKRQAPNVARMKMLGATVIPAVSGSKTLKDATNEAIRDWINNPINTHYIIGSVVGPHPYPDMVARFQSVISKEIKQQLIEKEGNSNPNYVVACVGGGSNAAGAFYEYLDIPEVKLIAVEAAGKGIHSGESAATSVLGKMGIIHGSKTLLMQTPDGQITEPYSISAGLDYPGVGPMHAHLYTSGRGEFISVTDNDAMQAGLELCKLEGIIPAIESSHALAIFETKKFKPDDIVVVNLSGRGDKDLNTYIDYFNLK, from the coding sequence ATGAATAAATACAACGTAGACGAAAAAGGATATTATGGCGAATTCGGTGGTGCGTACATTCCCGAAATGCTCTATCCCAATGTAGAAGAGTTGCGCCAAAACTATCTTTCTGTAATGCACGAACCTTCCTTTCAAAAGGAATTTGATGCCTTGTTGAAAGAATACGTAGGTAGACCCACTCCGCTCTACTTTGCCAAACGATTTTCAGAAAAATACAACACCAAAGTTTATCTTAAAAGAGAAGACCTGTGCCATACCGGAGCTCATAAGGTGAACAATACCATAGGACAAATCCTAATGGCAAAACGTCTAAACAAAACCAGGATTATTGCCGAAACCGGTGCCGGACAACACGGGGTAGCGACGGCTACAGTTTGCGCACTTATGGGACTGGAATGTATTGTGTATATGGGCGAAATAGATATTAAACGCCAGGCACCCAATGTGGCACGTATGAAGATGTTGGGTGCAACCGTAATTCCTGCGGTTAGCGGCAGTAAAACATTAAAAGACGCTACTAATGAAGCTATTAGAGACTGGATTAACAATCCTATCAACACCCACTATATTATTGGAAGTGTCGTAGGCCCCCATCCCTATCCCGATATGGTGGCCAGATTTCAATCTGTTATTTCCAAAGAAATTAAACAACAGCTCATTGAAAAAGAAGGGAATTCCAATCCCAACTACGTAGTGGCCTGTGTGGGTGGCGGCAGTAATGCTGCAGGCGCGTTTTACGAATATCTGGACATTCCCGAGGTGAAACTTATAGCCGTTGAAGCAGCCGGGAAAGGAATACATAGTGGCGAAAGTGCCGCGACCTCTGTTTTGGGAAAGATGGGAATTATACATGGGAGTAAGACCTTGTTGATGCAAACTCCCGACGGACAAATAACCGAGCCCTATTCCATTTCGGCGGGGTTGGATTATCCGGGTGTAGGGCCCATGCACGCACATTTATATACCAGTGGCAGAGGTGAATTTATCTCGGTAACAGATAATGATGCTATGCAGGCGGGGCTCGAACTTTGTAAACTGGAGGGTATCATTCCTGCCATCGAAAGTAGTCATGCACTGGCCATTTTCGAAACCAAAAAGTTTAAACCGGACGACATTGTCGTAGTAAACCTAAGCGGTCGGGGTGATAAAGACCTGAATACATATATAGATTATTTTAATTTAAAATAG
- the trpA gene encoding tryptophan synthase subunit alpha, protein MKRIQEKLSENKKLLSIYFTAGYPALTDTVAILQELENCGVDMVEIGLPFSDPLADGPTIQASSTKALKNGMTTQLLFEQLKDIRKTVSVPLIIMGYFNPVLQYGVDAFCEKCNEIGIDGLILPDLPLADYKEHYQAVFEKYDLSIIFLITPQTSEARIREIDKASNTFIYMVSSASTTGAKQGFQPEQTAYFKRIASYKLINPQIVGFGIGNAETYTAATQFTRGAIIGSAFIKMLTEAGVTGISKFVNSIR, encoded by the coding sequence ATGAAAAGAATACAAGAGAAGCTTTCAGAAAACAAAAAACTACTGTCCATCTATTTTACAGCGGGCTATCCTGCATTGACCGATACGGTTGCAATCCTTCAGGAATTGGAAAATTGTGGTGTCGATATGGTTGAAATAGGATTACCTTTTAGCGATCCACTTGCAGACGGCCCAACGATTCAGGCCTCTTCAACAAAAGCTCTGAAAAATGGAATGACTACCCAATTACTCTTTGAACAACTCAAAGACATCCGAAAAACGGTTAGTGTACCATTAATCATCATGGGCTACTTCAATCCTGTATTGCAATACGGAGTGGACGCTTTTTGTGAAAAATGCAATGAAATTGGGATAGACGGTTTAATTCTTCCGGATTTACCCTTAGCTGATTATAAGGAACACTACCAAGCTGTGTTCGAAAAATACGATCTCAGTATTATTTTCCTAATTACGCCTCAAACTTCCGAAGCTAGAATCAGGGAAATCGACAAAGCTTCAAATACCTTTATATATATGGTGAGCAGTGCAAGTACCACGGGAGCCAAACAAGGCTTTCAACCCGAGCAAACTGCGTATTTTAAACGTATCGCCTCTTATAAGCTTATAAATCCACAAATTGTTGGCTTTGGTATTGGAAACGCCGAAACGTATACAGCAGCAACCCAATTTACCAGAGGCGCTATTATAGGCAGCGCATTTATAAAGATGCTCACTGAAGCCGGTGTTACGGGAATTTCAAAATTTGTTAACAGTATTCGCTAG